The Haloplanus sp. CK5-1 genome contains a region encoding:
- a CDS encoding DUF424 domain-containing protein yields the protein MLLRERETPEGLLVAVCDEECLGETYEHEAGSLTVTEEFYGGSEADADDVVDALTRASVANLVGDRCVGVAVGAGLVDQERILHLDGTRHAQLLWL from the coding sequence ATGCTGCTCCGGGAGCGCGAGACGCCGGAGGGACTGCTGGTGGCCGTCTGCGACGAGGAGTGTCTCGGTGAGACCTACGAACACGAGGCGGGGTCGCTGACCGTGACCGAGGAGTTCTACGGCGGGAGCGAGGCCGACGCCGACGACGTGGTCGACGCGCTGACCCGCGCGTCGGTCGCGAACCTCGTCGGCGACCGCTGTGTCGGCGTCGCCGTCGGTGCGGGTCTCGTCGACCAAGAACGGATCCTCCACTTGGACGGCACGCGCCACGCCCAACTGCTCTGGCTGTAG
- the rpl18a gene encoding 50S ribosomal protein L18Ae: MSQFVVSGRFQDRIGHRDFEKAIDAPNENVAREHVLSQLGSEHGLKRTQVDIAEVTAE; encoded by the coding sequence ATGAGTCAGTTCGTCGTCAGCGGACGCTTTCAGGACCGTATCGGCCACCGGGACTTCGAGAAGGCGATCGACGCCCCCAACGAGAACGTCGCGCGCGAGCACGTCCTCTCCCAACTCGGGAGCGAGCACGGTCTCAAGCGCACGCAGGTCGACATCGCGGAGGTGACCGCGGAATGA
- the ftsY gene encoding signal recognition particle-docking protein FtsY, translating into MFDGLKDKLDSFRSDVEEEAADAEGEVEDAEGEADADAPSEDAPNESPAPTADPEGDDADDGPGRLQRAKAFATGKVVLEEEDLEDPLWNLEMALLESDVEMGVAEAILDDLRSNLIGETKSQMASTGDLVEDALRDALLSVISVGQFDFEERIATAEKPVTIVFTGVNGVGKTTTIAKMARYLDERGYSSVLANGDTYRAGANEQIREHAEALGKRLIAHEQGGDPAAVVYDGVEYAEANDVDVVLGDTAGRLHTSSDLMAQLEKIDRVVDPDLTLFVDEAVAGQDAVERAQQFDDAAEIDGAVLTKADADSQGGAAISVAYVTGKPVLFLGTGQGYDDLDPFDPEALVDDLLGS; encoded by the coding sequence ATGTTCGACGGACTGAAGGACAAGCTGGACAGCTTCCGGAGCGACGTCGAGGAGGAGGCCGCCGACGCGGAGGGAGAGGTCGAGGACGCGGAGGGAGAGGCCGACGCCGACGCACCCTCCGAGGACGCTCCCAACGAGTCACCGGCTCCGACCGCCGATCCGGAGGGCGACGACGCCGACGACGGCCCCGGTCGCCTCCAGCGCGCGAAGGCCTTCGCCACCGGCAAGGTCGTCCTCGAGGAGGAGGATCTGGAGGACCCCCTCTGGAACCTCGAGATGGCGTTGCTCGAGAGCGACGTGGAGATGGGAGTTGCCGAGGCCATCCTCGACGACCTTCGCTCGAACCTGATCGGCGAGACCAAATCCCAGATGGCGAGCACGGGCGACCTCGTCGAGGACGCCCTCCGGGACGCCCTCCTCTCTGTCATCAGCGTCGGCCAGTTCGACTTCGAGGAGCGCATCGCCACGGCCGAGAAGCCGGTCACCATCGTCTTCACCGGCGTCAACGGCGTCGGCAAGACCACGACCATCGCCAAGATGGCGCGCTACCTCGACGAGCGGGGGTACTCCTCGGTGCTCGCCAACGGCGACACCTATCGCGCGGGCGCGAACGAGCAGATCCGCGAACACGCCGAGGCGCTGGGAAAGCGCCTGATCGCCCACGAACAGGGGGGCGACCCCGCCGCCGTCGTCTACGACGGCGTCGAGTACGCCGAGGCAAACGACGTCGACGTGGTGCTCGGCGACACCGCCGGTCGCCTCCACACCTCAAGCGACCTGATGGCCCAACTGGAGAAGATCGACCGCGTGGTCGACCCCGACCTCACGCTGTTCGTCGACGAAGCCGTCGCCGGACAGGACGCCGTCGAGCGCGCCCAGCAGTTCGACGACGCCGCCGAAATCGACGGTGCGGTGTTGACCAAGGCCGATGCCGACTCGCAGGGTGGTGCGGCCATCTCGGTGGCCTACGTCACCGGCAAGCCCGTCCTCTTCCTCGGTACCGGACAGGGATACGACGACCTCGACCCGTTCGATCCCGAGGCGCTGGTCGACGACCTCCTCGGATCGTAG
- a CDS encoding sugar kinase, with translation MTDLVTAGEAALRFSPPQGERIETASDFAAHVGGPESNVAVAAATLGLDAAWLSKLPDSALGRRIVGDLRRGGVRTGVVWAETGRASTAFVERSGRGNGTVVADRDDAVVTTMTPDDLPLGVVREAETLFVSGATPARSETLLETTAALLEVATEAGTTCAFDTRFEATGLDPDTARELYDRLLDAVDVLFVDEADAEAVFDLDGEVVPAAHSLRTRYDCQAVVVTREGRGPAIGLQGEEIYEVPAFETETRDPSGTHDAFVGGVLSGRHRGGGMKEALTEGAATAALKRTVVGDVVVGSRADVEAIRDG, from the coding sequence GTGACCGATCTCGTAACCGCCGGCGAAGCGGCCCTACGGTTCTCGCCGCCACAGGGCGAACGCATCGAAACCGCGAGTGACTTCGCGGCCCACGTCGGCGGCCCGGAGAGCAACGTCGCCGTCGCTGCGGCGACCCTCGGATTGGACGCCGCGTGGCTGTCGAAACTCCCGGACTCCGCGCTCGGACGGCGGATCGTCGGCGACCTGCGCCGGGGCGGGGTCCGGACCGGCGTGGTGTGGGCCGAGACCGGGCGGGCGTCGACGGCCTTCGTCGAACGCAGCGGGCGGGGGAACGGGACGGTCGTCGCGGACCGCGACGACGCGGTCGTCACCACGATGACGCCCGACGACCTGCCACTGGGCGTGGTTCGCGAGGCCGAGACGCTGTTCGTCAGCGGAGCGACGCCGGCCCGATCGGAGACGTTACTGGAGACGACGGCGGCGCTTCTGGAGGTGGCGACGGAAGCCGGCACGACGTGTGCGTTCGATACGCGGTTCGAGGCGACGGGCCTCGATCCGGACACGGCCCGGGAACTGTACGACCGCCTCCTCGACGCCGTCGACGTGTTGTTCGTCGACGAGGCGGACGCCGAGGCGGTGTTCGACCTCGACGGCGAGGTGGTGCCGGCGGCCCACAGTCTCCGGACGCGGTACGACTGCCAGGCGGTTGTCGTCACACGCGAGGGCCGAGGTCCCGCGATCGGTCTGCAGGGTGAGGAGATCTACGAGGTCCCGGCGTTCGAGACGGAGACGCGCGATCCGTCCGGGACTCACGACGCCTTCGTCGGAGGGGTGCTCTCCGGGAGACACCGCGGCGGCGGGATGAAGGAGGCGCTGACCGAAGGGGCGGCGACGGCGGCGCTCAAGCGGACGGTCGTCGGCGACGTCGTCGTCGGCTCCCGGGCGGACGTCGAAGCGATTCGGGACGGCTGA
- the pfdA gene encoding prefoldin subunit alpha, translating to MGGGQQQLQQLSQEIEAIDEEITELEDEIQDLRDRQSDIDEAVEAIETLDSGSTVQVPLGGGAYLRAEVQDIDEVIVDLGGGYAAEQNQGDAVEALERKRDILDDRIDDVQAEIDELESESAELEEQAQQMQQQMQQQQMQQMQQQQGNDE from the coding sequence ATGGGTGGCGGTCAGCAGCAACTTCAGCAGCTCTCCCAGGAGATCGAGGCCATCGACGAGGAGATCACCGAGCTGGAAGACGAGATTCAGGATCTCCGCGATCGACAGAGCGACATCGACGAGGCGGTCGAGGCGATCGAGACGCTCGACAGCGGATCGACGGTGCAGGTGCCCCTCGGCGGCGGCGCGTACCTCCGGGCCGAAGTGCAGGACATCGACGAGGTGATCGTCGACCTGGGCGGCGGCTACGCGGCCGAACAGAACCAGGGCGACGCGGTCGAGGCCCTCGAACGCAAGCGCGACATCCTCGACGACCGGATCGACGACGTCCAAGCGGAAATCGACGAACTCGAGTCCGAGAGCGCCGAACTCGAGGAGCAGGCCCAGCAGATGCAACAGCAGATGCAACAACAGCAGATGCAGCAGATGCAACAACAGCAGGGTAACGACGAGTAG
- the thpR gene encoding RNA 2',3'-cyclic phosphodiesterase, producing MRLFVSVDLDGLADPIADAQARLPDADGLRLVDPTDAHVTLEFLGEVDPDRCDAVERALATAVDDAGVDPFRLTVGGYGVFPSMTYISVVWAGVEAGGPELTRLHEAVERETTALGFDPADHEFTPHVTLARMDDARGKRAVQRLVREADPTVGSVDVTEIRLTESTLTPDGPEYDTVARVPL from the coding sequence ATGCGACTGTTCGTCAGCGTCGACCTCGACGGACTGGCCGACCCGATCGCGGACGCACAGGCCCGACTCCCCGACGCCGACGGGCTTCGCCTCGTCGACCCCACCGACGCCCACGTCACCCTCGAGTTCCTCGGCGAGGTCGACCCCGACCGGTGTGACGCGGTCGAACGCGCCCTCGCGACCGCCGTCGACGACGCCGGCGTCGATCCGTTCCGACTCACGGTCGGTGGTTACGGCGTCTTCCCCTCGATGACGTACATCAGCGTCGTCTGGGCGGGCGTCGAGGCGGGCGGTCCGGAACTCACGCGCCTCCACGAGGCGGTCGAACGGGAGACGACGGCACTCGGGTTCGATCCCGCTGACCACGAGTTCACCCCACACGTCACCCTCGCCCGGATGGACGACGCCCGCGGGAAGCGGGCGGTCCAGCGACTCGTCCGGGAGGCCGACCCGACGGTCGGGAGCGTCGACGTGACCGAAATTCGCCTCACCGAGAGCACGCTCACCCCGGACGGCCCCGAGTACGACACCGTCGCGCGGGTTCCGCTCTGA
- a CDS encoding DUF4352 domain-containing protein encodes MERRRVLTVCGTIVSGLLAGCGGGGGGGSTPTGTTTATPTGTVTPTSTATPTGTVTPTSTATPTGTATDTPESTATATPEPSAPTHSLDESFTVGTDGSEIGYRITNFFRADEVGGSANSSTADGTFLIVVLELSNPQSDAISFPRNEFIVGNEEQTRYVDDEASPKIDDDDRIDVESIATTTVLGGSSKTGSVIFDVDPDRSYRIRILPTGDSGETHYVDVGPMSEVQELEGSIV; translated from the coding sequence ATGGAACGTCGCAGGGTACTCACCGTCTGTGGGACGATCGTTTCGGGGCTGCTCGCGGGGTGTGGCGGCGGTGGCGGTGGCGGATCGACGCCGACGGGGACGACGACGGCGACGCCGACGGGGACGGTGACTCCCACCTCGACGGCGACGCCGACGGGGACGGTGACTCCCACCTCGACGGCGACGCCGACGGGGACGGCGACGGACACGCCCGAGTCGACGGCGACGGCGACGCCCGAACCGTCCGCGCCGACACACTCTCTCGACGAGTCGTTCACCGTCGGCACCGACGGGAGCGAAATCGGCTACCGGATCACGAACTTCTTCCGGGCTGACGAGGTCGGCGGCAGTGCGAACAGTTCGACCGCCGACGGCACGTTCCTGATCGTCGTGTTGGAACTCAGCAACCCACAGAGCGACGCCATCTCGTTCCCGCGAAACGAGTTCATCGTCGGCAACGAGGAGCAAACTCGCTACGTCGACGACGAGGCGTCACCCAAGATCGACGACGACGATCGGATCGACGTCGAATCGATCGCCACGACGACGGTGCTCGGCGGCAGTTCGAAGACCGGGTCCGTCATCTTCGACGTCGATCCCGACCGGTCCTACCGCATCCGTATCCTTCCAACCGGCGACTCGGGGGAGACCCACTACGTGGACGTCGGGCCGATGTCAGAGGTGCAGGAACTCGAAGGATCGATCGTGTAG
- a CDS encoding translation initiation factor IF-6: protein MLRASFAGSSYVGVFARTTNDHLLVRPDADADTVADIAAELDVEPVTTTVGGSGTVGALTAGNEEGLLVSSRVTDREISTIEEATGREVTELPGRINAAGNVVLANDYGAYVHPDLDREAVQTVGSALDVPVERGGLADVHTVGTAAVATNEGVLCHPKSREPELEAVEETLDVRADIGTINYGAPLVGSGLVANDTGYVVGPDTTGPELGRIEETLGYIDPQ from the coding sequence GTGTTACGCGCCTCCTTCGCCGGATCGTCGTACGTCGGCGTCTTCGCCCGGACGACGAACGACCACCTGCTCGTGCGCCCCGACGCCGACGCCGACACCGTCGCGGACATCGCGGCGGAACTCGACGTCGAGCCAGTGACGACCACCGTCGGTGGCTCCGGTACGGTCGGTGCGCTCACGGCGGGCAACGAGGAGGGGCTCCTGGTTTCGAGTCGGGTGACCGACCGCGAGATATCGACCATCGAGGAGGCGACCGGCCGCGAGGTGACGGAGCTTCCCGGTCGCATCAACGCCGCCGGTAACGTCGTCCTCGCCAACGACTACGGCGCGTACGTCCACCCGGACCTCGACCGCGAGGCCGTCCAGACGGTCGGCTCGGCGCTCGACGTCCCCGTCGAACGCGGTGGCCTCGCCGACGTCCACACGGTCGGTACTGCGGCCGTCGCGACCAACGAAGGCGTCCTCTGTCACCCGAAATCCCGCGAGCCGGAACTGGAGGCCGTCGAGGAGACCCTCGACGTGCGGGCCGACATCGGCACCATCAATTACGGCGCGCCGCTGGTCGGCTCCGGCCTCGTCGCCAACGACACCGGCTACGTCGTCGGCCCGGACACCACCGGGCCGGAGCTTGGCCGCATCGAGGAGACGCTCGGCTACATCGACCCGCAGTAG
- a CDS encoding cysteine desulfurase, whose translation MGVQESYPIDVEAIRADFPILDRTVGGDVETPGEGPDDDTPLYYLDNAATSHTPDQVIDTIADYYRGYNANVHRGIHQLSQEASVAYEEAHDTVADFVGAAGREEVVFTKNTTEAENLVAYAWGLAELGPGDAVVLSEMEHHASLVTWQQIAKRTGAEVRYIAVDDDGYLDMDHAADLIDDDVEMVSVVHVSNTLGTVNPVADLADLAHDHDALIFVDGAQSAPTRPVDVKAMDADFFAFSGHKMCGPTGIGALYGKEGILESMQPYLYGGDMIRRVTFDDATWEDLPWKFEAGTPSISQGVAFAAAIDYLEEIGMETVQAHEELLAEYAYDRLTEFDDVTVYGPPGDDRGGLVAFNVDGVHAHDLSSIVNDHGVAIRAGDHCTQPLHDKLGVAASARASFYVYNTREEIDALIDAVAEARELFA comes from the coding sequence ATGGGAGTCCAGGAATCGTATCCGATCGACGTAGAGGCCATCCGGGCCGACTTCCCCATCCTCGACCGGACGGTCGGGGGGGACGTGGAGACGCCCGGAGAGGGTCCCGACGACGACACGCCGCTGTACTATCTCGACAACGCCGCGACGAGTCACACGCCGGACCAAGTGATCGACACCATCGCCGACTACTACCGTGGCTACAACGCCAACGTCCACCGCGGCATCCACCAGTTGAGTCAGGAGGCCTCGGTCGCCTACGAGGAGGCCCACGACACGGTGGCCGACTTCGTCGGAGCCGCGGGACGGGAAGAGGTCGTCTTCACCAAGAACACCACCGAAGCCGAGAACCTCGTCGCCTACGCCTGGGGACTCGCTGAACTCGGCCCCGGCGACGCCGTCGTCCTCAGCGAGATGGAACACCACGCGTCGCTCGTGACGTGGCAACAGATCGCGAAGCGGACCGGCGCGGAGGTGCGGTACATCGCCGTCGACGACGACGGCTACCTCGACATGGATCACGCCGCCGACCTGATCGACGACGACGTCGAGATGGTGTCCGTGGTCCACGTCTCGAACACGCTGGGGACCGTGAATCCGGTCGCCGACCTGGCCGACCTGGCCCACGACCACGACGCCTTGATCTTCGTCGACGGCGCCCAATCCGCGCCGACTCGCCCCGTCGACGTGAAAGCGATGGACGCCGACTTCTTCGCGTTCTCGGGGCACAAGATGTGTGGGCCGACCGGCATCGGCGCGCTCTACGGGAAAGAGGGGATCTTGGAGTCGATGCAGCCGTATCTCTACGGCGGCGACATGATCCGTCGGGTAACTTTCGACGACGCGACGTGGGAGGACCTCCCCTGGAAGTTCGAGGCCGGCACCCCCTCCATCTCGCAGGGCGTCGCCTTCGCCGCCGCGATCGACTACCTCGAAGAGATCGGGATGGAGACGGTCCAGGCCCACGAGGAACTCCTCGCGGAGTACGCCTACGACCGCCTGACGGAGTTCGACGACGTGACGGTCTACGGCCCGCCGGGTGACGACCGGGGCGGCCTCGTCGCGTTCAACGTGGACGGCGTCCACGCCCACGACCTCTCCAGTATCGTCAACGATCACGGCGTCGCCATCCGGGCGGGCGACCACTGCACCCAGCCCCTGCACGACAAGCTCGGGGTCGCCGCCTCCGCGCGGGCCTCCTTCTACGTCTACAACACTCGCGAGGAGATCGACGCCCTGATCGATGCGGTCGCCGAGGCGCGCGAACTGTTCGCGTAG
- a CDS encoding tetratricopeptide repeat protein, which yields MEDDRPHRFSEGQGFDEEYEEFSLDPPELSVDPGEVDPVDSRVLTDLLDERDVGSDQVDAEQLLDVGLSYMGINRFEEATETFERAAEFAEDDLVRQEAWVNKGAAHAQLEEYDAAVGAYEEALSIDEDSEHAASAHTNLAYALWEWGRTEQALNHAERAVEVDSRFAEGWYNRGFFLAERGLYEDAVNALDNAIRLGMRTGPVLEEKARALEELGQEEEAERTQERAAELREEAERELIEEG from the coding sequence ATGGAAGACGACCGTCCGCACCGCTTCTCGGAGGGCCAAGGGTTCGACGAGGAGTACGAGGAGTTCTCGCTCGATCCACCGGAACTGTCCGTCGATCCCGGGGAGGTCGACCCCGTCGATTCGCGGGTGTTGACCGACCTGCTCGACGAGCGAGACGTGGGGAGCGACCAGGTCGACGCCGAACAGTTGCTCGACGTCGGTCTCTCCTACATGGGGATCAACCGGTTCGAAGAGGCGACCGAGACGTTCGAACGGGCCGCCGAGTTCGCCGAGGACGACCTGGTGCGACAGGAGGCGTGGGTGAACAAGGGGGCCGCCCACGCCCAACTCGAGGAGTACGACGCCGCCGTCGGCGCCTACGAGGAGGCCCTGTCGATCGACGAGGACTCCGAACACGCCGCCTCGGCGCACACCAACCTCGCGTACGCGCTCTGGGAGTGGGGGCGTACGGAGCAGGCGCTCAACCACGCCGAGCGCGCGGTGGAGGTCGACTCCCGCTTCGCGGAGGGGTGGTACAACCGGGGCTTCTTCCTCGCCGAGCGTGGCCTCTACGAGGATGCGGTGAACGCCCTCGACAACGCCATCCGACTGGGGATGCGCACCGGACCGGTGCTGGAGGAGAAGGCACGGGCGCTGGAGGAACTGGGCCAAGAGGAGGAGGCCGAGCGGACCCAAGAGCGGGCGGCGGAACTCCGCGAGGAGGCCGAGCGCGAACTGATCGAGGAAGGGTAG
- the mutL gene encoding DNA mismatch repair endonuclease MutL, producing the protein MSETPTIHTLDDATVRRIAAGEVVERPASVVKELLENSLDADASRVTVAVDGGGIEGIRVRDDGVGMTAADLDRAVEEHTTSKIDDADDLEAVGSLGFRGEALHTIGAVSRLTIRSRPRDGGPGHELAVEGGDAGDVEPSGCPPGTVVEVEDLFYNTPARKKFLKTESTEFDHVNRVVTQYALANPDVATTLEHDGREVFATEGSGALESAVLAVYGREVASSMVEVGESGAAADDPVDAVSGLVSHPETTRAGREYLSTFVNGRYVTAGVLREAVLDAYGDQLAPDRYPFAVLFVEVPPDAVDVNVHPRKMEVRFDREEDVADAVRQAVRSALLEHGLVRSGAPRGRSAPAETAISPESPQREVAGGEAVDAADDGSRDGADDGPVGGDDDTSATPTDSRTREPTLDEATAGRETSAGSGATTGTGSARDDPAGGGPSVGDDGGDAERGVAADETRTPGSEAHGDRWGVVAPSDQRTLDGESAATDREFDRLPAMRVLGQYDETYLVAETDEGLVLIDQHAADERINYERLRAETSAGTPTQALAEPVELELTAREAELFDRFRDALAELGFHADRAGDRTVEVRTVPTALDTALDPSLLRDALTGFPDGTDGETVDAVADALLADLACYPSITGNTSLTEGSVVDLLSALDDCENPWACPHGRPVVVAFDHGEITDRFERDYPGHAGRRRE; encoded by the coding sequence GTGAGCGAGACGCCGACCATCCACACGCTCGACGACGCGACGGTCCGCCGAATCGCCGCCGGCGAGGTGGTCGAGCGCCCCGCCAGCGTCGTGAAGGAACTCCTCGAGAACAGCCTCGACGCGGACGCCTCGCGCGTGACCGTCGCCGTCGACGGCGGCGGGATCGAGGGGATCCGCGTCCGCGACGACGGCGTGGGGATGACGGCCGCGGATCTGGACCGCGCGGTCGAGGAACACACGACGAGCAAGATAGACGACGCCGACGACTTGGAAGCCGTGGGGAGCCTGGGTTTTCGGGGCGAGGCGCTCCACACCATCGGTGCGGTGTCGCGGCTGACGATCCGCTCTCGACCGCGTGATGGCGGTCCGGGTCACGAACTCGCCGTCGAGGGCGGCGACGCCGGCGACGTCGAACCCTCGGGCTGTCCACCCGGGACGGTCGTCGAGGTGGAGGATCTGTTCTACAACACGCCGGCCCGGAAGAAGTTTCTCAAGACGGAATCGACGGAGTTCGACCACGTCAACCGCGTGGTCACGCAGTACGCCCTCGCCAACCCGGACGTGGCGACGACGCTCGAACACGACGGCCGCGAGGTGTTCGCCACCGAGGGGTCGGGCGCCCTCGAATCGGCCGTCCTCGCGGTCTACGGCCGAGAAGTGGCGTCGTCGATGGTCGAGGTGGGAGAGAGCGGAGCCGCGGCCGACGACCCCGTCGACGCGGTGTCGGGACTGGTGAGCCACCCCGAAACGACACGGGCCGGGCGGGAGTACCTCTCGACGTTCGTCAACGGTCGCTACGTCACCGCCGGGGTCCTCCGCGAGGCGGTCCTCGACGCCTACGGCGACCAACTCGCGCCGGACCGCTACCCCTTCGCCGTCCTCTTCGTCGAGGTGCCGCCCGACGCCGTCGACGTGAACGTCCACCCCCGGAAGATGGAGGTCCGCTTCGACCGGGAGGAGGACGTCGCCGACGCCGTTCGCCAGGCGGTCCGGTCGGCGCTCTTGGAGCACGGACTCGTCCGGTCGGGCGCCCCCCGCGGGCGGTCCGCGCCCGCCGAGACGGCGATCAGTCCCGAGTCACCCCAGCGGGAGGTCGCGGGGGGCGAGGCGGTCGACGCCGCCGACGACGGGAGTAGAGACGGTGCGGACGACGGGCCCGTGGGGGGGGACGACGACACGTCCGCGACGCCGACGGACTCACGGACGCGCGAGCCGACACTCGACGAGGCGACGGCGGGACGGGAGACATCGGCCGGATCGGGAGCGACGACGGGGACCGGATCGGCACGCGACGACCCGGCGGGCGGGGGGCCGTCCGTCGGCGACGACGGCGGCGACGCCGAACGTGGCGTCGCGGCCGACGAGACTCGGACGCCCGGGTCGGAGGCACACGGGGACCGCTGGGGCGTCGTCGCGCCGAGCGACCAGCGGACGCTCGACGGCGAGTCGGCCGCGACCGACCGCGAGTTCGACCGCCTGCCCGCGATGCGTGTGCTCGGACAGTACGACGAGACGTACCTCGTCGCCGAAACCGACGAGGGGTTGGTCCTGATCGACCAGCACGCGGCGGACGAGCGGATCAACTACGAGCGCTTGCGCGCGGAGACGAGCGCCGGGACGCCGACCCAGGCGCTGGCCGAACCGGTCGAACTCGAACTCACGGCGCGGGAAGCGGAACTGTTCGACCGCTTTCGCGACGCGCTGGCGGAACTGGGCTTTCACGCCGACCGCGCCGGCGACCGGACCGTCGAGGTGCGGACGGTGCCGACGGCACTTGACACCGCGCTCGACCCGTCGCTCCTCCGCGACGCGCTGACGGGATTCCCCGACGGGACGGACGGCGAGACGGTCGACGCGGTGGCCGACGCCCTGCTCGCGGACCTGGCGTGTTACCCCTCGATCACGGGGAACACGTCGCTCACGGAGGGGTCGGTCGTCGACCTGCTCTCCGCGCTCGACGACTGCGAGAACCCGTGGGCGTGTCCCCACGGCCGCCCGGTCGTCGTCGCGTTCGACCACGGGGAGATCACCGACCGATTCGAGCGGGACTACCCGGGACACGCCGGTCGGCGACGCGAGTGA
- a CDS encoding 50S ribosomal protein L39e has protein sequence MGKKSKAKKKRLAKLENQNSRVPAWVMLKTDRQVTRNPKRRNWRRNDTDE, from the coding sequence ATGGGCAAGAAATCGAAGGCGAAAAAGAAGCGACTCGCCAAACTGGAGAACCAGAACAGCCGCGTCCCCGCGTGGGTCATGCTCAAGACCGACCGACAGGTCACGCGCAACCCCAAGCGACGCAACTGGCGTCGGAACGACACGGACGAATAG
- a CDS encoding 50S ribosomal protein L31e, with the protein MSANDFEERVVTVPLRDAKAAPSNERADRAMKEVRQHLAKHFNVEESEVRLDPGINEAIWEQGRNNPPSKLRVRAARFVEDGEPIVEAELAD; encoded by the coding sequence ATGAGCGCCAACGACTTCGAGGAGCGCGTCGTCACCGTCCCGCTCCGCGACGCGAAGGCCGCTCCGTCCAACGAGCGCGCCGACCGCGCGATGAAGGAGGTCCGCCAGCACCTCGCGAAACACTTCAACGTCGAGGAGAGCGAGGTCCGCCTCGATCCGGGCATCAACGAGGCTATCTGGGAGCAGGGTCGGAACAACCCGCCGAGCAAGCTTCGGGTTCGCGCCGCCCGCTTCGTCGAGGACGGCGAACCGATCGTCGAAGCCGAACTCGCCGACTAG